Sequence from the Pedobacter sp. D749 genome:
TATAAGCATTAGTGCTGATCAGTTGAACGGTTTTGGCAAGCAATTCATCCCGCGAAATTTTACGATAAGTATCATAAACCAGGTGCTGGGCGATACTGAACAAATAAGATCTGAAGGATTGATTGGAGTCTACGAGGTGCCTTTTGGTCCAAACCTTCACAAAAACGTCTTGCGTAAGTTCGTGAGCGATCACATCAACCTTTACCATTTTTAATAACTTTCTGTAAATCCTTAAGCTATAGATTTGATAAAGTTTGTCGAAAGCATACTCGTCCCCATTTCTCAGTTTAATGAGTAATTCCTTTTCAACCGTATTTTCAACAAGTGCTTCCTCCACTAATCCTAAAAAAATTTACCAGAGATGGTTATCAGGTTTATAAACGATAAGTTGGGCAAATTAACAAAAGATACTTATAATACCATATTTGTTTTTGTAGTATAAACTCGTCAAAATA
This genomic interval carries:
- a CDS encoding RNA polymerase sigma factor, with translation MEEALVENTVEKELLIKLRNGDEYAFDKLYQIYSLRIYRKLLKMVKVDVIAHELTQDVFVKVWTKRHLVDSNQSFRSYLFSIAQHLVYDTYRKISRDELLAKTVQLISTNAYTHTEEDIYYRETGEMIQKAIELLPPQQKRVFQACKIEGRSYDDIARELNISSSTVNNHIVKATKTVAEYLKKSGTLLFFVAISSTFLNK